The window AACTATGTAGTGGTTGATTTCATAATATCAGGATTTTTTATCAGGATCTAAAACAGTTAATTTTGAAACAGACTTTTATCAAAAAAATTAGATTTATCATGTAACCATCTTTTTTCAGAGGCGTTTTTTTATATCAATCCGATAAAATCACAGATTATAAAAGTTCGGATTGTTTTTTTTCGTATCTTTGCACACTATTATTCCTAATGTCTTTAGGGGTAACCAAAACAGATATTGATAACAAAAACAATAAAAAAGCAGAACAATGCCAAAATTAAAAACGAAATCAGGTGCTAAGAAACGTTTTGCTCTTACCGGATCTGGTAAGATCAAAAGAAAGAACGCTTACAAAAGCCACATCTTAACTAAGAAAGAAACTAAGCAGAAGAGAAATCTTACTACTACTTCTTACGTAGCTAAAGTGGACGAGAAAAGTGTACAACGTCAATTAGCAATTAAGTAGTTTTTATAAATCTATATTCGGTTTATAAGAATTCAAAACAAATTCAACATTTTAACCCTGAAACGGTGCAAATAAGAGTAACATCAGTTGCCGCCCTTTTCAAAAAAACAATTTAAATTATGCCAAGATCAGTAAATGCCGTAGCTTCAAGAGCTCGCAGAAAGAAAATTTTTAAGCAAGCTAAAGGTTTTTTCGGTAGAAGAAAGAACGTTTGGACTGTAGCTAAAAACGCGGTAGAAAAAGCAATGCAATATGCTTACCGTGGTAGAAAAGAGAAAAAGAGAAACTTCAGAGCACTTTGGATCACTCGTATCAACGCGGGAACCAGAGAGCACGGAATGTCTTACTCTCAATTTATGGGAGCTCTTAAAAAGAACAACATCGAACTTAACAGAAAAGTTTTAGCAGATTTAGCAATGAATCACCCTGAAGCTTTCAAAGCTGTTGTAGATCAAGTAAAATAATGTAGAATAGATTTTGTTATCAATATAAGTCCCGGGATTTCCCGGGATTTTTTTGTTTTATACCTTCATGTAGTTCCAGCCAAAATTCAGTTTCAGCACCAGTCGATTTTGATATATCACTAGTAACATTTACCTGTTTGAACAATAAAATATTAAATTTTCAACATGAAATAATTGAAATAATAGAAAAATATAAACAAGTACAATTCATTTAATGAATATCAACATAATAATAAACAATATAAAAAGATATATAATTATTAAAAAAGCAAACAATACCAGCAAATAATACTTAGTTGCCAATAATAAATTATGATTTATTGCTATATTTACAATTCTTAAAAAAAATTCAAAATGAAAAAAGCTGCAGTTTTTTTGCTGACTTCCATTGCACTGCAAAATATTGGTGCACAAAGTTTTATTCAGGCTTATAAAAACCGGGCTGATATGGTTACGCAAGCCAATATCAATACCAACCTCCAGGAGTTTGCCGGGTTTGGAATAAAAAAAACAGGTACAACAGCTAATAATAATGCGCTGGACTGGCTTAAAAATAAATATCTGTCTTACGGGTATACTGCCAGTGACTTTTCTGAAGATGCTTTCACCTATGGAGGTAATCCGTCAAAAAACCTGATTATCACTAAAACCGGTACTTTATATCCCAACAAGTATGTCATTATCTGCGGGCATTACGATACCATCGTAGGACCTGGCGTAAGTGATAATGGCAGTGGAACTTCTATTATTCTTGAAGCAGCAAGAATTCTTAAAGATATTCCTACAGAGTATTCTATCAAGTTTATTCATTTTTCAGGGGAAGAACAAGGTTTAGTAGGAAGTAACCATTATGTAAACAATGTAGCTTACCAGGGAGGCACAAAAGTTCTGGATATAAAACTTGTTTTAAATATTGACCAGGTAGGAGGTCTTATAGGAAATAATAACAACACCATCAACTGTGAAAGAGATGAAGGCGGAATGTCTTCCAATAATGCAATGTCAAATACTATGACACAGGAACTGATGACTTGCACCACCCTCTACTCACCTCTGCAGACCAATCTTTCTCATGCTTACAGCTCAGATTATATGCCTTTTGAAGCTAAAGGATATACGATTACCGGATTTTATGAAACAATCCAAAGTAATAATGAGCATACAGTAAGTGACACGTATGCCAATATCGACCCTGTGTATGTTCTCAATGTCGGAAAAGCTGCTGTGGGAGCATTACAGCATTTTGCCGTAGCCACAACATCGAACAATTTTTTAAGCACCCATGAAGCCACGGCACAAAAGCTATCAGAAGACATCAGAATTTATCCTAATCCTGCGAAAGATCTTGTAACAGTGGAGTTTCAGCAAAAGGTAAAACAATTCAAAATTGAAGTAAACGACATGGCAGGAAATACTGTTTTAGCTCTTGAGAATCAGGAAAAAATAAATACTACGGGTTTAAAAAACGGAGTGTATACTTTTACGATCAAGACTGATAAAGGAAATACAACAAAAAAAATAATCATTAATAAATAATGTCAGATTTGAAATACAGATGAAGATCAGTTTTTATCCGTATTTCATATATTACAATCATAAAAATGAAGAAAATCGCTACTCTTTTACTAGCTTCCATCACCATGCAAAGTCTTGGAGCCCAAAGTTTCATTCAAGCTTATCAGGACAGAGCAAATATGGTAACTCAGACCAATATTACGACTTACCTTCAGGAGTTTGCTAATTTAGGGGTAAAAAAAACAGGTACAACTGCTAATGCCAATGCACTGACCTGGCTTAAGAACAAGTACCTTTCTTATGGATATACTGCCAGCCAGATAGCAGAAGATCCTTTTACTTCAGGAAGTTATAACTCTAAAAACCTGGTCATTACAAAGACAGGCACAGTATATCCTAATAAATACGTCATCATCTGCGGGCATTTCGACAGTATTACCGGTTTGGGAGTCAATGATAACGGAAGCGGAACTTCTATTATTCTTGAAGCGGCCAGAATTCTGAAAGATGTACCAACGGAATATTCTATAAAATTCATTCATTTTTCCGGTGAAGAGCAAGGTCTTTTAGGAAGCACTCATTACGCTAACACAGTTGCCTATCAGGGGAGCAACCGTGTTCTGGATATAAAACTGGTTTTTAATCTGGATCAGGTAGGCGGTGTTATGGGAAATAATAACAATACTGTTTATTGTGATGAAGATCAGGGAGGACTTACCTCAAACAATGCTGCTTCCACCGTTGTAACCCAGGAACTAAGAAACTGTACTGCACTTTACTCTCCTCTTCTTACAGCCGTGGATCCGGCAGAAGATACAGATTATATCCCTTTTGAACAGAAAGGTGAAGTAATTACCGGATTTTTTGAAAGAATCAGAAGTACCTATCCACATACAGTAAATGATACTTTTGCCAATACAGATCCTGTATACATTTACAATATAGGAAAAGCATCTGTGGGAGCACTTCAGCATTTCGCTGTTGCTACAGGAACATTGGGAACACATGAAGCTGTCACAAAAAATACATTGGAAACTGTAAAAATCTATCCCAATCCCGTAAAGGACATCATCAATATTGAGCTTCCTGATTCCGGAATCAAGAATTTCACTTTTGAAATTACTGACTTCCAGGGAAGATCTATTTTCAAGAGAACCAACGAAACAAAAATCAACGCTTCCGGATTGGAAAACGGTGCTTATCTTGGGATTTTAAAAACCGGAGATCAGACTGTGGTAAGAAAAGTGATGATTGAAAGATAGCTTGCAATACACTTTCACTATATGATAGAAACCTTTGAAGCAGTTCAGAGGTTTTTCCTTTTTATCAATTATCAGTATTGTAACACATACGCCAATTTCAACGTGAAATATATTGATAACATAGTAAAAATTTAATTTTATTTTAAAACATTAAACACTTTATTGTGATTTATTTACTACATTAGTATTACCAAAATAATATTATTTATATGAAAAAAATCACAACACTTTTGTGCTCAGCATTCCTTATGCAGAGTATCGGGGCTCAAAGTTTTATCCAGGCTTATAAAGACAGGGCGGATATGGTTACCCAAACTAATATTACTGCAAATCTTCAGGAGTTTAGTAATTTAGGCGTAAAAACTACGGGCTCAGTAGCCAACACCAATACATTGAACTGGATCAAAAACAAGTATCTTTCTTACGGATATACCGCCAGTCAGATAGAAGAAAGTCCTTTTACTTTTGGGAGCACGAGTTCTAAAAATTTAATCATTACCAAAACCGGAACGCTTTATCCCAACAAATATGTTATTATCTGCGGACACTTCGATACCATCTATGGCCCGGGAGTGAATGATAATGGCAGCGGAACATCTATTATTCTTGAAGCAGCAAGAATTCTGAGAAATGTACCTACTGAATATTCAATAAAATTCATCCATTTTTCCGGTGAAGAGCAGGGATTAAAAGGAAGCAGCCATTATGTGAATAATGTTGTATACCAGGGAGGTGTGCGCAAATTGGATATCAAACTTGTCTTCAATCTTGATCAGGTAGGAGGTGTAAAAGGAAATAATAACACAACTGTATATTGTGACGAAGACCAGGGAGGAGTTTCCAGCAACAATGCAGCTTCTGCAGCAGTCACTCAACAATTGAGAAACTGTACAGCACTCTACTCTCCTCTTCAAACTGCTGTGGACCCGGCAGAAGATACTGATTATATTCCTTTTGAACAGAAAGGTGAAGTGATTACCGGATTTTTTGAAAGGATAAGAAGCACCTATCCTCACAGCTCTAAGGATACTTTCACCAATATGGATCCTGTGTATGTATATAAGATTGGAAAAGCAACTGTAGGGGCGTTACAGCACTTTGCAACCGCTACTACTACCATGAGCAAGCCTGCTGCCAAAAACTCATTGGAAGCAGTAAAAATTTATCCTAACCCAGCCAACAATATCCTGAATATTGAATTACCTGATTCTAAGGAAACCAACTTCAGCTTTGAAATCAGCAATTCTTTGGGAAGATCACTTTTAAAAGTAAATAATGAAAGAAAGATTAATGTTTCCGGTCTTCAGAACGGAGTATATATTGGAGTATTGAAAATGGGTGAAGAAACCCTTGTTAAGAATATTATGATCGAAAGATAAGAGATCAATCAATTTATAATAAAAGAACAGCAGGATTATTCCTGCTGTTCTATTTTAGATGAGCGTGTTTAAATGTTTTTCATTTTAAACAATTATTTTTTAATGCCAATTCTTTGACTTTAGAAACAATAGCCTCTTCATTAATAAAGCCATTTCTAATATCTTTCAATAATTCCTCCAGCGTTATTTTATAAAGATCAGCTTCATTATATGACAAAAAATGAATAATCTCTTCCAATGCTTTATCAAAATCTTTAAGTTCACAATAGGACAGATATTTTATCTGAGAAGCAAATTCATTGTGCTTATCCACTTGTAATAACCTTTCGGCAATGTCAATTGCCCAATCATATTCTCCCAATTGAAACCAGCAATTCACCATGAATAATAATCTGTAATTTTCAGATTTTGGAGATAATCCATTTAAATTTTGCAATATTGTAACAGCAGGCATATATTGCCCATTGTCCATTAGATTTTTAGCTTTTTGTAACGAAGTCATGATTTAGAAGATTGATCTATAAACCTGGTTATTTTTTTAACACATAAATTAATGATAACCCTGCCGCAAAAATTAAAAAAGTATTCTTTAAGTCTGTAATACTAACTCCTTTGGCAGATGTATCCTGAAACAGAAAATATACAAATGGCATGATACAAATAGTTGTCCAAATGCCTAAGATATATTTCATTTTTTTCGTGATGATTAATAACATTTAAAATCCCTAAAATAAGTGTTTTATGAACATTCTCAATAGTTAATTTTAAACTTAAAAGCTTTTAATGGATTTGAAAGGGCTCATTTATTCCTGCTCTGAAGAACTTCTTCTATTTCTTCCAGTGAAAAACCCTTTGCTTTTAATAAAATCAGGAAGTGATACAGAAGATCTGCTGCTTCATTTTTAAAAAGTTCTTCGTTATTATCTTTTGCTTCAATCACAAGTTCTACGGCTTCTTCTCCTACTTTTTGAGCCATTTTATTCATTCCTCTTTGGTAGAGCGAATAGGTATAAGAACCTTCAGCTTTGGTGTCTATTCTTTGAGAGATTTTATCTTCAAGCTCATACAGAAACCCTTTAGCATTCTTTTCTCCGAAACAACTGAAACTTCCCGTATGACAGACCACATTTTTAGGAACAGCTTTAATTAAAATGGTATCCTGATCACAATCTATATCAATACTTTTTACAGTCAGGAAATTCCCAGACTCCTCACCTTTTGTCCAGAGTCTGTTTTTAGAGCGGCTGAAAAAAGTAACAATACCTTCCTTTTTTGTTTTTTCAAAAGCTTCTTCGTTCATGTAGCCCAGCATTAAAACCTGCAGCGTTCTGCTGTCCTGAATAACTACCGGAACAAGTCCGTTATCTTTATTAAAATCTATGTTCATCGTACTTCTATTTTTTGAGTTTTTAACTGTTGTTTTAAATCCTGAATACTTATTTCATTAAAATGGAAAATACTGGCTGCCAAACCTCCTGTAGCTTTTGTTTCATTAAATACTTTAACAAAGTCATCTGCAGTACCTGCACCTCCGGAGGCAATCACAGGAATACTGATATTATCTGAAACAAGCTTTGTAATGCGAAGATCAAAACCGTTTTTTGTACCATCACCATCCATCGAAGTCAGCAGAATTTCTCCTGCCCCCAAACGTGCTGCTTCCTGTGCCCATTCTACTGTAGAGAGTTCGGTAGCTTCTCTTCCTCCTTTGATGTGAACCAGATCCTTATCTCCCACTTGTCTTGTATCAATAGCCACGACAACGCACTGGCTTCCGAATTCTTTGGCTAAATCAGAAATAAGTCCTGGTTTTTTTACCGCTGAGGAATTGATACTGATCTTGTCTGCACCTGCTTCCAAAAGCTTCCTCACATCATTTACAGACGATATACCACCTCCTACCGTAAAAGGTATGCTAAGCTCTTTCGCAATATCTTTGACCAGTTCTATAAATGTTTTTCTATCCTCAATAGTAGCGGTAATATCCAAAAAAACAAGCTCATCGGCCCCTTCCAGTTCATACTTTTTGGCAAGTTCTACAGGATCTCCTGCATTTTTAAGATCTTCAAAATTGATCCCTTTCACCGTAGCTCCATCTTTGATATCCAGGCATGGAATAATTCTTTTCTTAAGCATTTTCAATAAAGTTTTGAAGTTGTTGTAAGCTTATTTTTCCCTCGTAAATTGCTTTTCCGATGATTGTCCCCGCACAGCCGATATCTTTCATTTTATACACATCTGCAATCCCTGAGATTCCTCCACTTGCTACCAGCTGAACGGACGTTTTATATAAAATCTCAATATAAAGCCCTGTTGACGGACCTTCCAGCATTCCGTCTTTTGCAATATCAGTACAAATGGCAGTCTGTATTCCTTTGTCCTGATACTGAAGAATAAAATCTATGATGTCATTATCACTTTCTTCCAGCCATCCGGAAGTTTTAATCTTTCTGTTTTCACAGTCAGCACCCAGAATAATTTTCTCAGCACCATATTTTTGAATCATTTCATAGCAAAATTCAGGATTCTGAACAGCAATACTTCCTAAGGTAATCTGTTTTGCCCCGGAATTAAAGGCTGTTTCAATATCTTCCTTAGTTTTTAAGCCTCCTCCAAAGTCTATATGCAGCGAAGTAGAATGAGCAATATTTTCCAGAACTTTCTGATTCACAATATGCTTTGATTTTGCCCCGTCCAGATCCACCAGGTGAAGAAACTGAATGCCGAAACTCTCAAATTCTTTTGCCACTTCTACAGGATCTTCATTGTATATTTTCTTTGTACTGTAATCTCCTTTTGATAAACGGACACATTTACCGTCGATAATATCAATAGCCGGAATTATTTTCATCATTATAAATTTATAAAGTTCTTAACGATCTGATTTCCTACAATTCCTGATTTTTCAGGGTGAAACTGTACTGCATAGAAATTATCTTTCTGTAGTGAAGCACTAAATGGCAGAATATAATCACAGACAGAAGTTGTAAAGTCCGAAAGCTCACAATAATAGCTGTGAACAAAATAAACATCACTGTTCATTTCAATTCCTGAAAACAGAGCCGAAGCCTGCCTTGAAACAGTATTCCATCCCATGTGCGGAACAATATCCTTTGCCGGAAATTTTCTGACATTGATATCAAAAATCCCCATTCCTTCGGTATCTCCTTCTTCATTTCCTTTACACATCAGCTGCATTCCTAAACATATTCCCAAAACAGGCTGTTTAAGGCTAGGAATCAAAAGATCAAGCTCTTTTTCCTTCAGTAGTTTCATGGTGGATGAAGCTTCTCCCACGCCTGGAAAGATCACTTTATCAGCTTTTAAAATCTGTTTGGGATCATCGGTAATAACAGAATCTACTTTCAGTCTGTTGAGGGCATTCTGGACAGAGTTCACATTTCCACCGTTGTATTTTATTATAGCAATCATATTTATAAACTTCCTTTTGTAGAAGGTAAACTGTAATTAGCATCCGATTGATTCACTGCCATTTTAACGGCTTTTGCAAAGGCTTTAAAAATGGATTCAATTTTGTGGTGTTCATTATCTCCTTCAGCTTTGATATTCAGATTGGATTTTGAAGCATCTGTAAAGGATTTAAAGAAGTGAAAAAACATTTCTGTAGGAACATCTCCTATCTTTTCTCTTTTAAACGGAGCATCCCAAACCAGCCATGGTCTGCCTCCAAAATCAATTGCTACCTGAGACAAACAATCATCCATCGGAAGCAGGAATCCGTATCTTTCAATTCCTTTTTTCTTTCCTAAAGCTTTTAAAACAGCTTCTCCCAGTACAATTCCTGTATCTTCTATCGTGTGGTGCTCATCTACAGTAAGATCTCCTTTTACTTTAATGGTAAGATCCATATTTCCGTGTCTTGCAATCTGATCCAGCATGTGATCAAAAAAGTGAAGCCCTGTTGAAATATCTGATCGTCCGTTTCCATCAAGATTGACCTCGATTTCAATATCTGTTTCATTGGTTTTACGGGAGACTTTAGCATTTCGCATTCCTGATTTTAAGAACTGATAAATCTCTGACCATTTTGTTGTTGACAGCTCAGCTTCACTATTTAAGTTTTGATTAAGATAAATAGATTTAGACTTAAGATTTTTAGCAAGTTGCACATCAGTACTTCGATCACCAATTACATAAGAATTTTCAAGATCATAATTCCCATAAATGTATTTTCCCAGCATTCCTATTCCAGGTTTTCTGGTAGGAAGATTTTCGGATTCAAAGCTTTTATCAATTAAAATATCGCTAAAAATGATCCCTTCATTTTCAAATGCCTGTAACATTTTCTCATGAGGTTTTATGAAATCTTCTTCAGGAAAACTATCCGTTCCCAATCCATCCTGATTGGTTACCATCACCAACTCATAATCCAGCTCACTCACAATTTTTGAAAGATTTTGAAAAACCCCGGGATAAAACTCAAGCTTTTCCAGGGAGTCTACCTGAAAATCTGTGGGCGGTTCAATAATTAGTGTTCCGTCACGGTCTATAAAGAGTACTTTTTTCATTGTTAAATACTTTTCAAAAGGTTAATTAATTTTTCATTTTCTGCACGATTTCCTACATTGATTCTGATACATCCCGGAATAGCAGGATCTCTTCTGCTGGTTAAAACTTCCTCTTCCAACATTCTTGCATATACTGAATCAACATTTTCCATTCTGATCAGGAAGAAATTGGCATCCGTTGAAAATACTTTAGAAATGCATGCAATTCCTTCAAACTGCTGTTTCAGCCATTTTCTCTCTTCCAAAATAAGATTCACATTTCCCTGAAGTCTGTTTTCTTCATCCAAAGTCTTTAAAATAAGTTCCTGGCTTAAAACATTCACATTATATGGTGCTTTTACCGTATTGATCAGGCTGATAATCTCTTCAGATGCGTAAGCCATACCTACTCTCGCTCCGGCAATTCCCCATGCTTTAGAAAATGTTTGCAGTACGATTAAATTAGAATATTGATCTAAAAGTTCCAGACTTGATTTTTTCCCAGAAAATTCAATATATGCTTCATCTACCACTACAATTCCGTTGAAGTTCTGAATATAGAATTCAATATCATCTACACTGTTTCCCGTAGGGTTATTGGGTGAGCACAAAAAGAAAATTTTCAATGAAGGATCTTCTGCAGCTTTTAAAAAATTATTTTTTACAATTTCAAAGTTTTCATCCAGATTCAGTTTCAAAACTTTATTCTCGTTAATTGCTGCATAAAAACCATACATCGCAAAGGAAGGATTCATCATCAGAATGGCATCTTTTTTAGGCTCACAGAAAATTTTAATGATAAGGTCTATCAGCTCATCACTTCCGTTTCCTATGGCAATCTGTGAGGATGAAACATTTTTAAGCCCTGCAAGCTTGCTTTTAAGCCTTTTCTGAGTAGAATCCGGATAGCGGTTGCATTCCCCGAATGGACTTTCATTGGCATCCAGCATAACTGGAGCATTGAATTCATTATGATCCCTGAAACTGATGTAGGGCTGTAATTGTAATATATTATCTCTTACTAAAGTTTTG of the Chryseobacterium viscerum genome contains:
- the hisH gene encoding imidazole glycerol phosphate synthase subunit HisH, with protein sequence MIAIIKYNGGNVNSVQNALNRLKVDSVITDDPKQILKADKVIFPGVGEASSTMKLLKEKELDLLIPSLKQPVLGICLGMQLMCKGNEEGDTEGMGIFDINVRKFPAKDIVPHMGWNTVSRQASALFSGIEMNSDVYFVHSYYCELSDFTTSVCDYILPFSASLQKDNFYAVQFHPEKSGIVGNQIVKNFINL
- the hisB gene encoding bifunctional histidinol-phosphatase/imidazoleglycerol-phosphate dehydratase HisB, producing the protein MKKVLFIDRDGTLIIEPPTDFQVDSLEKLEFYPGVFQNLSKIVSELDYELVMVTNQDGLGTDSFPEEDFIKPHEKMLQAFENEGIIFSDILIDKSFESENLPTRKPGIGMLGKYIYGNYDLENSYVIGDRSTDVQLAKNLKSKSIYLNQNLNSEAELSTTKWSEIYQFLKSGMRNAKVSRKTNETDIEIEVNLDGNGRSDISTGLHFFDHMLDQIARHGNMDLTIKVKGDLTVDEHHTIEDTGIVLGEAVLKALGKKKGIERYGFLLPMDDCLSQVAIDFGGRPWLVWDAPFKREKIGDVPTEMFFHFFKSFTDASKSNLNIKAEGDNEHHKIESIFKAFAKAVKMAVNQSDANYSLPSTKGSL
- the hisIE gene encoding bifunctional phosphoribosyl-AMP cyclohydrolase/phosphoribosyl-ATP diphosphatase HisIE, whose amino-acid sequence is MNIDFNKDNGLVPVVIQDSRTLQVLMLGYMNEEAFEKTKKEGIVTFFSRSKNRLWTKGEESGNFLTVKSIDIDCDQDTILIKAVPKNVVCHTGSFSCFGEKNAKGFLYELEDKISQRIDTKAEGSYTYSLYQRGMNKMAQKVGEEAVELVIEAKDNNEELFKNEAADLLYHFLILLKAKGFSLEEIEEVLQSRNK
- a CDS encoding M28 family peptidase, with the translated sequence MKKAAVFLLTSIALQNIGAQSFIQAYKNRADMVTQANINTNLQEFAGFGIKKTGTTANNNALDWLKNKYLSYGYTASDFSEDAFTYGGNPSKNLIITKTGTLYPNKYVIICGHYDTIVGPGVSDNGSGTSIILEAARILKDIPTEYSIKFIHFSGEEQGLVGSNHYVNNVAYQGGTKVLDIKLVLNIDQVGGLIGNNNNTINCERDEGGMSSNNAMSNTMTQELMTCTTLYSPLQTNLSHAYSSDYMPFEAKGYTITGFYETIQSNNEHTVSDTYANIDPVYVLNVGKAAVGALQHFAVATTSNNFLSTHEATAQKLSEDIRIYPNPAKDLVTVEFQQKVKQFKIEVNDMAGNTVLALENQEKINTTGLKNGVYTFTIKTDKGNTTKKIIINK
- a CDS encoding M28 family peptidase; this translates as MKKITTLLCSAFLMQSIGAQSFIQAYKDRADMVTQTNITANLQEFSNLGVKTTGSVANTNTLNWIKNKYLSYGYTASQIEESPFTFGSTSSKNLIITKTGTLYPNKYVIICGHFDTIYGPGVNDNGSGTSIILEAARILRNVPTEYSIKFIHFSGEEQGLKGSSHYVNNVVYQGGVRKLDIKLVFNLDQVGGVKGNNNTTVYCDEDQGGVSSNNAASAAVTQQLRNCTALYSPLQTAVDPAEDTDYIPFEQKGEVITGFFERIRSTYPHSSKDTFTNMDPVYVYKIGKATVGALQHFATATTTMSKPAAKNSLEAVKIYPNPANNILNIELPDSKETNFSFEISNSLGRSLLKVNNERKINVSGLQNGVYIGVLKMGEETLVKNIMIER
- a CDS encoding M28 family peptidase; translated protein: MKKIATLLLASITMQSLGAQSFIQAYQDRANMVTQTNITTYLQEFANLGVKKTGTTANANALTWLKNKYLSYGYTASQIAEDPFTSGSYNSKNLVITKTGTVYPNKYVIICGHFDSITGLGVNDNGSGTSIILEAARILKDVPTEYSIKFIHFSGEEQGLLGSTHYANTVAYQGSNRVLDIKLVFNLDQVGGVMGNNNNTVYCDEDQGGLTSNNAASTVVTQELRNCTALYSPLLTAVDPAEDTDYIPFEQKGEVITGFFERIRSTYPHTVNDTFANTDPVYIYNIGKASVGALQHFAVATGTLGTHEAVTKNTLETVKIYPNPVKDIINIELPDSGIKNFTFEITDFQGRSIFKRTNETKINASGLENGAYLGILKTGDQTVVRKVMIER
- the hisF gene encoding imidazole glycerol phosphate synthase subunit HisF, giving the protein MLKKRIIPCLDIKDGATVKGINFEDLKNAGDPVELAKKYELEGADELVFLDITATIEDRKTFIELVKDIAKELSIPFTVGGGISSVNDVRKLLEAGADKISINSSAVKKPGLISDLAKEFGSQCVVVAIDTRQVGDKDLVHIKGGREATELSTVEWAQEAARLGAGEILLTSMDGDGTKNGFDLRITKLVSDNISIPVIASGGAGTADDFVKVFNETKATGGLAASIFHFNEISIQDLKQQLKTQKIEVR
- a CDS encoding tetratricopeptide repeat protein; translated protein: MTSLQKAKNLMDNGQYMPAVTILQNLNGLSPKSENYRLLFMVNCWFQLGEYDWAIDIAERLLQVDKHNEFASQIKYLSYCELKDFDKALEEIIHFLSYNEADLYKITLEELLKDIRNGFINEEAIVSKVKELALKNNCLK
- the hisA gene encoding 1-(5-phosphoribosyl)-5-[(5-phosphoribosylamino)methylideneamino]imidazole-4-carboxamide isomerase, producing the protein MKIIPAIDIIDGKCVRLSKGDYSTKKIYNEDPVEVAKEFESFGIQFLHLVDLDGAKSKHIVNQKVLENIAHSTSLHIDFGGGLKTKEDIETAFNSGAKQITLGSIAVQNPEFCYEMIQKYGAEKIILGADCENRKIKTSGWLEESDNDIIDFILQYQDKGIQTAICTDIAKDGMLEGPSTGLYIEILYKTSVQLVASGGISGIADVYKMKDIGCAGTIIGKAIYEGKISLQQLQNFIENA
- the rpmI gene encoding 50S ribosomal protein L35; the protein is MPKLKTKSGAKKRFALTGSGKIKRKNAYKSHILTKKETKQKRNLTTTSYVAKVDEKSVQRQLAIK
- the hisC gene encoding histidinol-phosphate transaminase, whose protein sequence is MKNNSIKTLVRDNILQLQPYISFRDHNEFNAPVMLDANESPFGECNRYPDSTQKRLKSKLAGLKNVSSSQIAIGNGSDELIDLIIKIFCEPKKDAILMMNPSFAMYGFYAAINENKVLKLNLDENFEIVKNNFLKAAEDPSLKIFFLCSPNNPTGNSVDDIEFYIQNFNGIVVVDEAYIEFSGKKSSLELLDQYSNLIVLQTFSKAWGIAGARVGMAYASEEIISLINTVKAPYNVNVLSQELILKTLDEENRLQGNVNLILEERKWLKQQFEGIACISKVFSTDANFFLIRMENVDSVYARMLEEEVLTSRRDPAIPGCIRINVGNRAENEKLINLLKSI
- the rplT gene encoding 50S ribosomal protein L20, with the protein product MPRSVNAVASRARRKKIFKQAKGFFGRRKNVWTVAKNAVEKAMQYAYRGRKEKKRNFRALWITRINAGTREHGMSYSQFMGALKKNNIELNRKVLADLAMNHPEAFKAVVDQVK